The Narcine bancroftii isolate sNarBan1 unplaced genomic scaffold, sNarBan1.hap1 Scaffold_104, whole genome shotgun sequence genome contains a region encoding:
- the LOC138750189 gene encoding glycogen synthase kinase-3 alpha-like isoform X2: MSCSYKYSSTLLLIQQYQVLGTSTRVQIREMNPKCTEFKFPQIKARPWANHWLEQKKVVRSLGCRTPLYLSQNGRQKWTAGNTWKHHI; this comes from the exons atgagctgctcatacaaatactcctcgactctgctacTTATTCAACAATATCAA gtgttggggacctcaaccagggtgcagatccgggagatgaaccccaagtgcaccgaattcaagttcccacagatcaaagcacgtccgtgggccaaT cattggctggagcaaaaaaaagtgGTGCGATCACTTGGATGTcggactcccctctacttatcgCAGAATGGACGGCAGAAATGGACAGCTGGAAACACATGGAAACATCACATCTAa
- the LOC138750189 gene encoding glycogen synthase kinase-3-like isoform X1, giving the protein MSCSYKYSSTLLLIQQYQVLGTSTRVQIREMNPKCTEFKFPQIKARPWANDSCFHCPSTSFVTTARSFPLLVTLGPVGLKRPLVVKEVLRTP; this is encoded by the exons atgagctgctcatacaaatactcctcgactctgctacTTATTCAACAATATCAA gtgttggggacctcaaccagggtgcagatccgggagatgaaccccaagtgcaccgaattcaagttcccacagatcaaagcacgtccgtgggccaaT GACTCCTGCTTCCATTGTCCTTCAACGAGCtttgtgaccacagccaggagcttccccctcctcgttacccttggccctgtgg ggctgaagcggcccctggtggtcaaggaggtcctgcgcaccccatag